A stretch of the Halorussus salinus genome encodes the following:
- a CDS encoding NUDIX hydrolase codes for MELGRVADHVPQTVADEEHDAAVLAPVVTRGDDYYLLFTKRADHLGEHAGQMSFPGGGREPSDADLRATALREAEEEIGLRADEADVVGLLDDIRTTSRYAVTPYVARVPDREYVPDEREVAEIAVLPVAGLLDPDNYEVERREHPQYGEAIVHFFHVDGYTVWGATARILVQLLELTTDWRAPERVDRVVDPDADVRQD; via the coding sequence ATGGAGTTGGGTCGCGTGGCCGACCACGTGCCACAGACCGTCGCCGACGAGGAACACGACGCGGCCGTCTTAGCGCCGGTCGTGACCCGCGGCGACGACTACTACCTGCTGTTCACCAAGCGGGCCGACCACCTCGGGGAACACGCGGGCCAGATGAGCTTCCCCGGCGGCGGCCGGGAACCGAGCGACGCCGACCTCCGGGCCACCGCACTTCGGGAGGCCGAGGAGGAAATCGGTCTCCGCGCCGACGAGGCGGACGTGGTGGGTCTCCTCGACGACATCCGGACGACGAGTCGGTACGCCGTCACGCCCTACGTCGCCCGCGTGCCGGACCGCGAGTACGTCCCCGACGAGCGCGAGGTGGCCGAAATCGCGGTGCTTCCGGTCGCGGGCTTGCTCGACCCCGACAACTACGAGGTCGAACGGCGCGAGCATCCCCAGTACGGCGAGGCCATCGTCCACTTCTTCCACGTCGATGGGTACACGGTCTGGGGCGCGACGGCCCGAATTTTGGTGCAGTTGTTGGAGTTGACGACCGACTGGCGCGCGCCCGAGCGGGTCGATAGAGTCGTGGACCCCGACGCCGACGTTCGACAAGATTGA
- a CDS encoding MBL fold metallo-hydrolase, translating to MHVQQVSVPTETLAPTGATNAYLLGDDEAILVDPANRTADLDAAVESVSVGHLLVTHAHPDHVGAVAHYAESCDATVWARAGRKDRFERATGIAPDRTFRDGTRIGDATVVETPGHAPDHVALATPDGAMLTGDLVVSAGSVVVGADEGDVRAYLSSLRRLYAKNPDKLYPGHGPVIENPRDQIERLIRHRLDREADVLAAVRDGATALDEILDAAYDKDLSGVRDLARSTTAAHLEKLAVEGKVEWDGERATPTAAE from the coding sequence ATGCACGTCCAGCAGGTCTCGGTCCCGACCGAGACGCTCGCGCCGACGGGCGCGACCAACGCCTACCTCCTCGGCGACGACGAGGCGATTCTGGTAGACCCCGCGAACCGCACCGCCGACCTCGACGCCGCGGTCGAGTCGGTCTCGGTCGGGCATCTCCTCGTCACGCACGCTCACCCCGACCACGTGGGCGCGGTCGCCCACTACGCGGAGTCATGCGACGCGACCGTCTGGGCACGCGCAGGACGCAAGGACCGCTTCGAGCGCGCTACCGGAATCGCGCCGGACCGGACGTTCCGCGATGGGACCCGAATCGGCGACGCAACCGTCGTGGAGACGCCGGGCCACGCGCCCGACCACGTCGCACTCGCAACTCCCGACGGTGCGATGCTGACCGGCGACCTCGTGGTCTCGGCCGGGAGCGTCGTCGTCGGCGCGGACGAGGGCGACGTGCGAGCCTACCTCTCCTCGCTTCGGCGACTCTACGCGAAGAATCCCGACAAGCTCTACCCCGGCCACGGGCCAGTCATCGAGAATCCACGAGACCAAATCGAGCGGCTGATTCGCCATCGACTCGACCGCGAGGCCGATGTCCTCGCCGCAGTCCGCGACGGGGCGACCGCGCTGGACGAAATTCTGGACGCCGCCTACGATAAGGACCTCTCGGGCGTCCGGGACCTCGCGCGAAGCACGACCGCCGCGCACCTCGAAAAGCTGGCCGTCGAGGGGAAAGTCGAGTGGGACGGCGAACGAGCGACACCGACGGCCGCCGAGTAA
- a CDS encoding YkgJ family cysteine cluster protein, which translates to MQSLEAELENAQALDTDDLADAIETIGFECTRCGACCKAEADDPHTATVFPDEVRDLQDATEYDWRDVARPMPYGLDGDEDRDGITGETFEWALQTDSCGDCTFYEEADDGTGACSVHGDRPLICETYPFSVALGGTSQPMGEAVDEEGVVRAHECEGLGRDISRDEAEDLAAALKERAVRELREAIAVRDEYAPADPDEGVVVHDSEGAKRPDGSVYDE; encoded by the coding sequence GTGCAGAGTCTCGAAGCGGAACTCGAAAACGCCCAAGCCCTCGATACCGACGACCTCGCGGACGCCATCGAGACAATCGGCTTCGAGTGTACGCGGTGTGGCGCGTGTTGTAAAGCCGAGGCTGACGACCCCCACACCGCGACCGTCTTCCCCGACGAAGTGCGGGACCTCCAAGACGCCACGGAGTACGACTGGCGCGACGTGGCCCGGCCGATGCCGTACGGTCTCGACGGCGACGAAGACCGGGACGGTATCACGGGCGAGACCTTCGAGTGGGCGCTCCAGACCGATTCTTGTGGCGACTGCACTTTCTACGAGGAGGCCGACGACGGCACCGGAGCCTGCTCTGTCCACGGCGACCGGCCGCTCATCTGCGAGACCTACCCGTTCTCGGTCGCGCTCGGCGGGACGAGTCAGCCGATGGGCGAAGCCGTGGACGAGGAGGGCGTCGTCCGCGCCCACGAGTGCGAGGGACTGGGTAGAGATATCTCTCGGGATGAGGCCGAGGACCTCGCGGCGGCGCTCAAGGAGCGCGCGGTCCGGGAACTACGGGAGGCCATCGCGGTCCGCGACGAGTACGCGCCCGCCGACCCCGACGAGGGCGTCGTGGTCCACGACTCGGAGGGCGCGAAGCGCCCGGACGGGTCGGTCTACGACGAGTAG
- a CDS encoding TRAM domain-containing protein, which yields MEISDKLLCLFSADVTIEDDKYVVEVPRREIETGSVEPGETYRVALISDDSDSSQQSESKSQSESKSSGAPSEPQPPVEEGEVRYVEVEDIGKQGDGIARVERGYVIIVPDAEIGERVKVEITEVKSNFAVGEIIEEDF from the coding sequence TTGGAGATCTCTGACAAACTCCTGTGTCTGTTCAGTGCTGACGTGACTATCGAGGACGACAAGTACGTCGTCGAAGTACCGCGCCGAGAAATCGAAACCGGGTCGGTCGAACCGGGCGAAACCTACCGGGTCGCGCTCATCTCCGACGATTCGGACTCGTCTCAGCAGTCCGAGTCGAAGTCTCAATCGGAGTCCAAGAGCAGCGGCGCACCGTCCGAACCCCAACCCCCCGTCGAGGAGGGCGAGGTACGCTACGTCGAAGTCGAGGACATCGGCAAGCAGGGCGACGGCATCGCTCGCGTCGAGCGGGGCTACGTCATCATCGTCCCCGACGCCGAAATCGGCGAGCGCGTCAAGGTCGAGATTACGGAAGTCAAGTCCAACTTCGCGGTCGGCGAGATCATCGAAGAGGACTTCTGA
- a CDS encoding DUF7388 family protein — MLTTGETIAETELDAAALKPAECDVSRAAELPFETVAIDYEGREHLPDAETLAGLATEKEVRLTTPVRAEGFDPLGDDSGYDRIPEEVQRVAVAGHAAYLSEAERRKAVAPRLRAAVERDPAAWVGTEGVERLALATGATQFELLSRSTERDLRALRAAGFDGELAVYAPTVLTDDDDAVLDAVGGYAARRGPVASALPEEAPTDATATDRAREVLTAATRDYALVGSPAKVGERVADLKEAGADLVVGYPARGLDEFVS, encoded by the coding sequence ATGCTAACTACTGGCGAGACTATCGCCGAGACCGAATTGGACGCCGCCGCGCTCAAGCCCGCCGAGTGCGACGTGTCGCGGGCGGCCGAGTTACCCTTCGAGACCGTGGCTATCGACTACGAGGGGCGCGAACACCTGCCCGACGCAGAGACGCTGGCAGGACTCGCGACGGAGAAAGAAGTTCGACTGACCACGCCCGTCCGCGCCGAGGGATTCGACCCCCTCGGCGACGATTCGGGGTACGACCGGATTCCCGAGGAGGTCCAACGTGTCGCCGTGGCCGGTCACGCCGCCTACCTCTCGGAGGCCGAGCGCCGGAAGGCGGTCGCGCCCCGCCTGCGCGCCGCGGTCGAGCGCGACCCCGCGGCGTGGGTCGGCACCGAGGGCGTCGAGCGCCTCGCGCTGGCCACCGGCGCGACCCAGTTCGAACTCCTCTCGCGCAGTACCGAGCGCGACCTGCGCGCCCTTCGAGCCGCCGGGTTCGACGGCGAACTCGCGGTGTACGCGCCGACCGTCCTCACCGACGACGACGACGCGGTGCTGGACGCGGTGGGCGGGTACGCCGCACGGCGCGGTCCCGTGGCGAGCGCGCTCCCCGAGGAGGCACCCACGGACGCGACGGCGACCGACCGAGCGCGCGAGGTCCTGACGGCCGCGACGCGGGACTACGCGCTGGTCGGGTCGCCAGCGAAAGTCGGCGAGCGCGTCGCCGACCTGAAGGAGGCCGGTGCCGACCTCGTGGTGGGCTACCCCGCTCGCGGACTCGACGAGTTCGTGAGCTAG
- a CDS encoding fumarylacetoacetate hydrolase family protein: MRLARLLTPEGPVSGRYDDGVIRADDGTYEVGRDGRLLPPADPSALYCVGRNYAETLDQMEYERPDEPDFFIKPPASLLAHEQPIPYPEFTDELTYAGELAAVVGERCRNVEPEEVPEVVRGYTVMNDVDALDQQGRTARKAFDASGPLGPWVETDVDPTDLDMWTDVSGERRQEANTELMLFDPYEIVAYLSERFTLRPGDVIAFGSPANPGLVEPGDEVEITYEGVGTLRNEVVARE, translated from the coding sequence ATGCGACTCGCACGCCTGCTGACGCCGGAGGGACCGGTCTCCGGCCGCTACGACGATGGAGTCATCCGCGCCGACGACGGCACCTACGAGGTCGGGCGCGACGGGCGACTCCTCCCGCCCGCCGACCCCTCGGCGCTCTACTGCGTCGGCCGCAACTACGCCGAGACGCTGGACCAGATGGAGTACGAGCGTCCCGACGAACCGGACTTCTTTATCAAACCGCCAGCCTCCCTGCTGGCCCACGAGCAACCGATTCCCTACCCCGAGTTCACCGACGAACTGACCTACGCGGGCGAGTTGGCCGCCGTCGTCGGCGAGCGATGCCGGAACGTCGAACCCGAGGAGGTCCCCGAGGTCGTCCGGGGCTACACGGTCATGAACGACGTTGACGCCCTCGACCAGCAGGGTCGGACCGCGCGAAAGGCCTTCGACGCCTCCGGACCGCTCGGCCCGTGGGTCGAGACCGACGTGGACCCGACCGACCTCGACATGTGGACCGACGTGTCCGGCGAGCGCCGCCAAGAGGCCAACACCGAACTGATGCTGTTCGACCCGTACGAAATCGTCGCCTACCTCTCCGAGCGGTTCACGCTCCGGCCCGGCGACGTAATCGCGTTCGGCAGTCCCGCGAATCCGGGACTGGTCGAACCCGGCGACGAGGTCGAGATTACCTACGAGGGCGTCGGTACACTCCGGAACGAAGTCGTCGCCCGAGAGTAG
- a CDS encoding PPOX class F420-dependent oxidoreductase, protein MESIPESFHDLFERETFANFATLMPEGTPQVTPVWIDRDDDHLLVNTARGRQKEKNVERDPKVGLCVMDPDNPYRYVSVRGEAVEVTEEGAVEHIDELARRYMDAEEYPHHGEESGPRVIIRIRPDRVVTSGE, encoded by the coding sequence ATGGAGTCGATTCCCGAGTCGTTCCACGACCTGTTCGAGCGCGAGACGTTCGCCAACTTCGCCACCCTGATGCCGGAAGGCACGCCGCAGGTGACGCCGGTCTGGATAGACCGAGACGACGACCACCTGCTGGTCAACACTGCCCGCGGTCGTCAGAAAGAGAAGAACGTCGAGCGCGACCCCAAGGTGGGACTCTGCGTGATGGACCCCGATAACCCGTACCGCTACGTCTCGGTCCGCGGCGAAGCGGTCGAAGTCACCGAGGAGGGCGCGGTCGAACACATCGACGAACTCGCGCGACGCTACATGGACGCCGAGGAGTACCCCCATCACGGCGAGGAGTCCGGCCCGCGAGTGATAATCCGGATTCGACCCGACCGCGTGGTCACGAGCGGCGAGTAG
- a CDS encoding DUF7559 family protein, whose translation MPATLEVKCTNDDCEMDMFEMHYTYDMPDDVGVSDFQCPYCGGTDCLDAIEL comes from the coding sequence ATGCCCGCGACGCTCGAAGTGAAGTGTACGAACGACGACTGCGAGATGGACATGTTCGAGATGCATTACACCTACGACATGCCCGACGACGTGGGAGTCTCGGACTTCCAGTGTCCGTACTGCGGCGGAACTGACTGCCTCGACGCTATCGAGCTATGA
- a CDS encoding creatininase family protein, producing MSRTYLYEHTTTTAADAFEEASVAVLPTGSVEQHGPALPLGTDLLSARAVAETVANHPETVLLPPVPVGVSAHHRQFDGTLWTDPEVFESYVADIVASAASHGVEKAVLVNGHGGNADALRRAARNLRDDEIAFAAPWNWWSNLDALIEEELDTSLGHADAVETSMMLAIADEFVREEALQTAEDEGGDSWGKSVHGAEIGFDTLDFSESGAVGEPTNGSREVGEKLLAHASDDLAALVEWLAGEDLADLWPRGHK from the coding sequence GTGAGCCGAACCTATCTCTACGAACACACGACGACCACGGCGGCCGACGCCTTCGAGGAGGCCTCGGTCGCGGTCCTCCCGACCGGGAGCGTCGAACAGCACGGTCCCGCGCTCCCGCTGGGCACCGACCTGCTGTCGGCCCGCGCGGTCGCCGAGACCGTGGCCAACCACCCCGAGACCGTTCTCCTCCCGCCGGTTCCGGTCGGCGTCAGCGCCCACCACCGCCAGTTCGACGGGACGCTCTGGACCGACCCCGAAGTCTTCGAGAGTTACGTCGCCGACATCGTGGCGAGCGCGGCCTCTCACGGCGTCGAGAAGGCGGTCCTCGTCAACGGTCACGGCGGGAACGCCGACGCGCTCCGGCGCGCGGCCCGCAACTTGCGCGACGACGAAATCGCCTTCGCCGCGCCGTGGAACTGGTGGTCGAACCTCGACGCGCTCATCGAGGAGGAACTCGACACCTCGCTGGGCCACGCCGACGCGGTGGAGACCAGCATGATGCTCGCCATCGCCGACGAGTTCGTGCGCGAGGAGGCCCTCCAGACCGCCGAGGACGAGGGCGGCGACTCGTGGGGCAAGTCGGTCCACGGGGCCGAAATCGGCTTCGACACCCTCGACTTCTCCGAGAGCGGTGCGGTCGGCGAACCGACCAACGGGAGCCGGGAGGTCGGCGAGAAACTGCTGGCCCACGCGAGCGACGACCTCGCCGCGCTCGTGGAGTGGCTGGCCGGAGAAGACCTCGCCGACCTCTGGCCGCGGGGGCACAAGTAG
- a CDS encoding radical SAM protein, which translates to MTDFADLDVTLVDGYVDEPAHFGVPPYISTYPRYTAGAIVDAGVPKENVTYHTIDELRDDSGKWRDVEEADLFVYIGGMTVPGKYVGGTPAEPDEVRKMAWTAQGTSLMGGPVKFGVGDENAGATETERDDLDFDFVAKGDVEAAAYDLLESGLEGFNNRMRDNAEIDRWAADGAFVIEQHPNHPDYLICEMETSRGCPYRCSFCTEPLYGNPSFRRPPSVVSEVQTLYDRGARHFRLGRQADILAYGGDGEKPNPDALRNLYGGIREVAPDLDTLHLDNMNPITVVEWPELAREGIRVIAEHNTPGDTAAFGLESADPRVQDENNLNVTAEECFEAVKIVNEEAGWRPGEDPADAPTHGNSAANRLPKLLPGINLLHGLKGEREETFDHNKRFLERVYDEGLMLRRVNIRQVMAFDGTEMSDVGADIAKDHKKLFKQYKTEVREEIDNPMLQRLAPAGTLLPDVHLEYHEDGRTFGRQLGTYPLLVGIPGERELGRTVDVAVVDHGYRSVTGVVHPLDLNSATMDELTAIPGLGKQRAGNVIVNRPYDSPADLDADVSVDLTAFTTAERPEGAD; encoded by the coding sequence ATGACCGACTTCGCGGACCTCGACGTGACCCTCGTGGATGGGTACGTCGACGAACCGGCCCACTTCGGCGTACCGCCCTATATCTCGACGTATCCGCGGTACACCGCCGGGGCCATCGTGGATGCTGGCGTGCCCAAAGAGAACGTCACGTACCACACCATCGACGAGTTGCGCGACGACTCCGGCAAGTGGCGCGACGTGGAGGAGGCCGACCTGTTCGTCTACATCGGCGGGATGACGGTGCCCGGTAAGTACGTCGGCGGAACCCCCGCGGAACCCGACGAAGTGCGCAAGATGGCGTGGACCGCGCAGGGGACCAGCCTGATGGGCGGCCCCGTCAAGTTCGGCGTCGGCGACGAGAACGCGGGCGCGACCGAGACCGAGCGCGACGACTTGGACTTCGACTTCGTGGCGAAAGGCGACGTGGAGGCCGCGGCCTACGACCTGCTGGAAAGCGGACTAGAGGGGTTCAACAACCGGATGCGCGACAACGCCGAAATCGACCGGTGGGCCGCCGACGGCGCGTTCGTCATCGAACAACACCCCAATCACCCCGACTACCTTATCTGCGAGATGGAGACGAGCAGAGGGTGTCCCTACCGGTGTTCGTTCTGCACGGAACCGCTGTACGGCAACCCCTCGTTCCGGCGACCGCCCTCCGTCGTCAGCGAAGTCCAGACGCTCTACGACCGCGGCGCGCGACACTTCCGACTCGGCCGACAGGCCGACATCCTCGCCTACGGCGGCGACGGCGAGAAGCCCAACCCCGACGCGCTCCGGAACCTCTACGGCGGGATTCGGGAGGTCGCGCCCGACCTCGACACGCTCCACCTCGACAACATGAACCCCATCACGGTGGTCGAATGGCCCGAGTTGGCGCGGGAGGGCATCCGCGTCATCGCCGAACACAACACGCCGGGCGACACCGCGGCGTTCGGTCTCGAATCGGCCGACCCCAGAGTCCAAGACGAGAACAATCTCAACGTCACCGCCGAGGAGTGCTTCGAGGCCGTCAAAATCGTCAACGAGGAGGCCGGGTGGCGGCCGGGCGAAGACCCCGCCGACGCCCCCACGCATGGAAACTCTGCCGCGAATCGCCTGCCGAAGCTCCTGCCGGGTATCAACCTCCTCCACGGGCTGAAGGGCGAGCGCGAGGAGACCTTCGACCACAACAAACGGTTCCTCGAACGCGTCTACGACGAGGGGCTGATGCTCCGCCGAGTCAATATCCGGCAGGTCATGGCCTTCGACGGCACGGAGATGAGCGACGTGGGCGCGGACATCGCCAAGGACCACAAGAAGCTGTTCAAGCAATACAAGACCGAGGTCCGCGAGGAGATAGACAACCCGATGCTCCAGCGACTCGCCCCGGCGGGGACGCTCCTGCCCGATGTCCACCTCGAATACCACGAGGACGGCCGGACGTTCGGGCGACAGCTCGGAACGTATCCACTCCTCGTCGGGATTCCGGGCGAGCGCGAACTCGGCCGGACGGTGGACGTGGCGGTCGTGGACCACGGCTATCGCTCGGTGACGGGCGTCGTCCACCCGCTCGACCTCAACAGCGCGACGATGGACGAACTCACCGCGATTCCGGGCCTCGGCAAGCAACGCGCCGGAAACGTCATCGTGAATCGACCCTACGACTCGCCCGCCGACCTCGACGCCGACGTGAGCGTGGACCTGACGGCGTTCACCACGGCGGAGCGACCGGAAGGCGCGGACTGA
- a CDS encoding class I SAM-dependent methyltransferase — protein sequence MKGAEWYQADEVAEEYEDKRFSRGGRLIDRREKQAVLDAIGPLDDQKVLEIACGTGRFTVMLAERGADIVGLDISAAMLQQGRQKAQDAGVADHLEFMRGDAGRLPFPDDHFDTVFAMRFFHLADTPATFLSEMRRVAKERVVFDTFNARSTRSVYNWLLPMGSHLYSRDDVDKLLDEADLHLVDAEHDWILPYGFYRKIPGAIAGPIRDLDTSIGESPVGDYFASVSYWNTRVE from the coding sequence GTGAAAGGAGCGGAGTGGTATCAGGCCGACGAAGTCGCCGAGGAGTACGAAGACAAGCGATTCTCCCGTGGTGGACGCCTCATCGACCGCCGGGAGAAACAGGCCGTCCTCGACGCCATCGGCCCGCTGGACGACCAGAAGGTCTTGGAGATAGCCTGCGGTACCGGCAGATTCACCGTCATGTTGGCCGAGCGCGGGGCCGACATCGTCGGGTTGGACATCTCGGCCGCGATGCTCCAACAGGGCCGACAGAAGGCACAGGACGCCGGAGTCGCCGACCACCTCGAATTCATGCGAGGAGACGCCGGGCGACTCCCGTTCCCCGACGACCACTTCGACACCGTGTTCGCCATGCGTTTCTTCCATCTGGCGGACACGCCCGCGACCTTCCTGTCGGAGATGCGTCGGGTCGCCAAGGAGCGAGTCGTCTTCGACACGTTCAACGCCCGGAGTACCCGGAGCGTCTACAACTGGTTGCTCCCGATGGGGTCGCACCTCTACTCGCGGGATGACGTGGACAAACTGCTGGACGAGGCCGACCTCCATCTCGTGGACGCCGAACACGACTGGATTCTGCCCTACGGCTTCTACCGGAAGATTCCCGGCGCAATCGCGGGACCGATTCGGGACCTCGACACGTCCATCGGGGAGTCGCCGGTCGGCGACTACTTCGCGTCGGTCTCCTACTGGAACACCCGCGTCGAGTAG
- a CDS encoding MarR family transcriptional regulator, producing the protein MSTTTDESPVAEQLSDDFRERLRELPPSAKLVAKVLETDAPLSQGQLAEESLLPDRTVRYALNRLEDEDLVDSRYSFQDARKQVYFLDR; encoded by the coding sequence ATGAGTACGACCACGGACGAGTCACCCGTCGCCGAGCAGTTATCAGACGACTTCCGCGAACGCCTGCGCGAACTCCCCCCGAGCGCCAAGTTGGTCGCCAAGGTACTGGAGACTGATGCACCCCTCTCGCAGGGCCAACTCGCCGAGGAGTCCCTGCTTCCGGACCGGACGGTCCGCTACGCCCTGAACCGTCTCGAAGACGAGGACCTCGTGGATTCGCGCTACAGTTTCCAAGACGCCCGCAAGCAGGTCTACTTCCTCGACCGCTGA
- a CDS encoding glycosyltransferase family 2 protein, with protein MELSVVVPTLNGRERLASCLDALAAHAPDAEVVVVNGPSADGTTGMIRERGDVDVLVEVSDRKLNVARNAGLSAASGDAVALVGQDNAVEPSWTEGVREALADPDTDAVTGPVHRSVRAGVTTESEESRTIDGRDVTYFDGGNVAFTRETIDAVDGFDEYLVTGGARDCAHRLAANDYDVEWSSSVCVIHDDGDEDDDEDRDWGWKYRALAYRLVKNYGPRPGVLGRTLRDATADAASNAADVIRGDQTPSGWIGSGKRVTASIAVGCKDGLWSRLRDRSNARNPSGLSARADRAVELYDWREQETPDEAVEEPEQ; from the coding sequence ATGGAGCTATCCGTGGTGGTTCCGACGCTCAACGGCCGCGAGCGACTCGCGTCGTGTCTCGACGCGCTCGCGGCCCACGCTCCCGACGCCGAGGTCGTCGTCGTCAACGGCCCTTCGGCCGACGGGACCACCGGGATGATACGAGAGCGCGGTGACGTGGACGTACTGGTCGAGGTCTCGGACCGGAAACTCAACGTCGCGCGCAACGCCGGACTCTCCGCGGCCAGCGGCGACGCCGTCGCGCTGGTCGGACAGGACAACGCGGTCGAACCCTCGTGGACAGAGGGCGTCCGCGAGGCGCTCGCCGACCCCGACACCGACGCGGTGACGGGACCGGTCCACCGCTCGGTCCGGGCGGGCGTGACCACCGAGTCCGAGGAGTCCCGGACCATCGACGGCCGGGACGTGACCTACTTCGACGGCGGCAACGTCGCGTTCACCCGCGAGACCATCGACGCGGTGGACGGCTTCGACGAGTACCTCGTCACCGGCGGGGCGCGCGACTGCGCGCACCGACTCGCGGCCAACGACTACGACGTGGAGTGGTCGTCGTCGGTCTGCGTCATCCACGACGACGGCGACGAGGACGACGACGAGGACCGCGACTGGGGGTGGAAGTACCGCGCACTGGCGTACCGACTCGTGAAGAACTACGGCCCGCGGCCGGGCGTCCTCGGGCGGACGCTCCGGGACGCCACCGCCGACGCCGCGTCGAACGCGGCCGACGTGATTCGGGGCGACCAGACGCCCTCGGGGTGGATAGGGAGCGGCAAGCGCGTGACGGCGAGCATCGCGGTCGGGTGCAAAGACGGCCTCTGGTCGCGGCTTCGCGACCGGAGTAACGCCAGAAACCCCTCGGGACTCTCGGCGCGCGCCGACCGCGCGGTCGAACTGTACGACTGGCGGGAGCAGGAGACGCCCGACGAGGCCGTCGAGGAGCCCGAGCAGTAA
- a CDS encoding NAD(P)/FAD-dependent oxidoreductase, translated as MKVAIVGGGAVGVTAAYDLARRDEEVVVYEKDDIAGGSTGRAAGVLYDAFAAPEDARVGDRAIERFREFSGEGDFEFRETPYVWFAHEGDERRAEAIREQVPRMQDAGRNVALADPEDLRERFPAVDWSDVGVAAVAENAGHTDPASYAALLARKAEDAGAEIRTDTEVRLDADALAVERVGRAGEDEEATGDSDESESFDAILVAAGAHTKRLLAVAGIPVPLKPYRVQALTAGFDAGRREDLPMCYDATAGYYLRPHPEGLLAGDGTEEVESDPDDWTREADREFCEMTCERLGRRLGEFGAVREAWAGLCVATPDRDPLLGELREGLHVAAGWQGHGFMRAPALGEAAAEAVLGENPLPEFDPTRFDGDEEFDIAEGMSVE; from the coding sequence ATGAAGGTCGCAATCGTCGGCGGCGGCGCGGTCGGCGTCACTGCGGCCTACGACCTCGCGCGGCGGGACGAGGAGGTCGTCGTCTACGAGAAAGACGATATCGCGGGCGGAAGCACGGGCCGGGCCGCGGGTGTCCTCTACGACGCCTTCGCCGCGCCGGAGGACGCCCGCGTCGGCGACCGGGCAATCGAGCGGTTCCGCGAGTTCTCGGGCGAGGGCGACTTCGAGTTCCGCGAGACGCCCTACGTCTGGTTCGCCCACGAGGGCGACGAGCGCCGCGCGGAAGCCATCCGCGAGCAGGTGCCCCGAATGCAGGACGCCGGGCGGAACGTCGCACTCGCAGACCCCGAGGACCTCCGCGAGCGGTTCCCCGCGGTGGACTGGTCGGACGTTGGCGTCGCCGCCGTCGCGGAGAACGCGGGCCACACCGACCCCGCGAGCTACGCCGCCCTCCTCGCTCGGAAGGCCGAAGACGCTGGCGCGGAGATTCGGACCGACACCGAGGTCCGACTCGACGCCGACGCCCTCGCAGTCGAGCGCGTCGGGAGGGCTGGCGAGGACGAGGAGGCTACCGGCGACTCGGACGAATCCGAGTCCTTCGACGCGATACTGGTCGCCGCGGGTGCCCACACCAAGCGACTCCTCGCGGTCGCCGGGATTCCGGTCCCGCTCAAGCCCTACCGCGTGCAGGCGCTGACCGCCGGGTTCGACGCCGGGCGACGCGAGGACCTCCCGATGTGCTACGACGCCACCGCGGGCTACTACCTCCGACCGCACCCGGAGGGTCTGCTGGCGGGCGACGGCACCGAGGAGGTAGAGAGCGACCCCGACGACTGGACGCGCGAGGCCGACCGCGAGTTCTGCGAGATGACCTGCGAGCGACTCGGCCGTCGCCTCGGGGAGTTCGGCGCGGTCCGCGAGGCGTGGGCCGGACTCTGCGTGGCGACGCCCGACCGCGACCCACTCCTCGGCGAGTTGCGCGAGGGCCTCCACGTCGCGGCCGGGTGGCAGGGCCACGGGTTCATGCGCGCTCCGGCGCTCGGCGAGGCGGCCGCCGAGGCGGTTCTGGGGGAGAACCCCCTGCCGGAGTTCGACCCGACCCGGTTCGACGGCGACGAGGAGTTCGACATCGCGGAAGGGATGTCGGTCGAGTAG